The Papaver somniferum cultivar HN1 chromosome 3, ASM357369v1, whole genome shotgun sequence genome includes a region encoding these proteins:
- the LOC113358085 gene encoding GDSL esterase/lipase At4g16230-like: protein MGSLSLYFHILVVLQCFVVLCLAKDLPAMFIFGDSLVEAGNNNYIVSLSKANYAPNGIDFGKPTGRYTNKRTIVDVIGQEFGYNYYIPPYLDPTTVGDVVLKGVNYASGGGGILNRTGYIFGGRINMDAQIDNFANTRQDIISSIGSVAASKLLEKAFVGIIMGSNDFLDNYLVPAIVGMPPETSPEEFVDSLIYTFRPQLTRLYRLGTRKIVVSNVGPIGCTPYQRDFNPPKAGDSCVESSNHLAKLFNTKLKSLIIELNSNLPGSKFLYANVYDVFNDVVVNYKSYGFENPSSGCCHLAGKHGGIVPCGPPCNVCPDRSKYVFWDAYHPSDACNVIIAQKLVNGDANAIYPMNLRQLFLSSV from the exons ATGGGTAGTTTAAGTTTATACTTTCATATACTTGTGGTTCTCCAATGTTTTGTTGTGCTTTGTTTAGCCAAGGATTTACCAGCCATGTTCATTTTTGGGGATTCTTTGGTTGAAGCTGGAAACAATAACTACATTGTGTCTCTTTCTAAAGCTAATTATGCACCAAATGGGATTGATTTTGGAAAACCTACCGGACGTTATACGAATAAACGGACTATTGTTGACGTTatag GTCAGGAGTTTGGATACAATTATTACATTCCTCCTTACCTGGATCCTACTACAGTTGGAGATGTTGTTTTGAAGGGAGTTAACTATGCATCTGGAGGTGGTGGTATTCTTAATAGAACTGGCTATATATTC GGTGGTAGGATCAACATGGATGCACAAATCGATAACTTTGCGAATACCAGACAAGATATTATCTCGAGTATCGGTTCTGTGGCTGCCTCTAAACTTTTGGAGAAAGCCTTTGTTGGTATCATAATGGGTTCAAACGATTTCCTCGACAATTACTTGGTTCCTGCCATTGTAGGAATGCCTCCAGAGACATCGCCAGAAGAGTTTGTCGATTCTCTGATCTACACGTTTCGACCACAACTAACG AGACTGTACCGCTTGGGTACTAGAAAGATTGTTGTTTCAAATGTTGGTCCTATTGGTTGCACCCCATACCAAAGGGATTTTAACCCACCAAAAGCAGGTGATTCTTGTGTTGAATCGTCGAATCACTTGGCGAAGCTATTCAACACCAAGTTGAAGAGCCTTATCATAGAGCTGAACTCAAATCTTCCTGGATCTAAATTTTTGTATGCAAATGTATACGACGTTTTCAATGATGTGGTCGTAAACTATAAATCTTACG GTTTTGAGAACCCAAGTTCTGGATGTTGCCATCTCGCGGGTAAGCACGGAGGAATCGTGCCGTGTGGTCCGCCATGCAATGTTTGTCCCGATCGATCCAAATATGTATTCTGGGATGCGTACCATCCATCTGATGCTTGTAATGTCATTATTGCACAGAAACTGGTAAATGGCGATGCTAACGCCATATACCCGATGAACCTTCGGCAACTCTTCTTAAGTAGTGTTTAG